A genomic segment from Lagenorhynchus albirostris chromosome X, mLagAlb1.1, whole genome shotgun sequence encodes:
- the CETN2 gene encoding centrin-2 isoform X2, whose translation MGSDAARAGRWERSRVTVYVGCRNNGKWSPSAMASNFKKANMASTAQRKRMSPKPELTEEQKQEIREAFDLFDADGTGTIDVKELKVAMRALGFEPKKEEIKKMISEIDKEGTGKMNFSDFLTVMTQKMSEKDTKEEILKAFKLFDDDETGKISFKNLKRVAKELGENLTDEELQEMIDEADRDGDGEVNEHEFLRIMKKTSLY comes from the exons ATGGGGAGCGACGCCGCGCGCGCGGGGCGGTGGGAACGGAGTCGAGTCACTGTGTACGTCGGTTGCCGTAACAACGGGAAGTGGAGTCCATCCGCGATG GCCTCTAACTTTAAGAAGGCAAACATGGCATCAACTGCCCAGCGAAAAAGGATGAGTCCTAAACCGGAGCTTACTGAAGAGCAGAAACAGGAAATTCGAGAAGCCTTTGATCTCTTTGATGCTGACGGAACTGGGACAATTGATGTTAAGGAACTTAAG GTGGCAATGAGGGCACTGGGCTTTGAACCCAAGAAAGAAGAGATCAAGAAAATGATAAGTGAAATTGATAAGGAAGGGACAGGAAAAATGAACTTTAGCGACTTTTTGACTGTGATGACTCAGAAAATG TCTGAGAAAGATACCAAAGAAGAAATCCTGAAAGCTTTCAAGCTCTTCGATGATGATGAAACCGGGAAGATATCGTTCAAAAATCTAAAACGTGTGGCCAAGGAGTTGGGTGAAAACCTCACCGATGAggaactgcag GAAATGATTGATGAGGCCgatagagatggagatggagaagtCAATGAGCACGAGTTCCTGCGCATCATGAAGAAGACCAGCCTTTATTAA
- the CETN2 gene encoding centrin-2 isoform X1, whose product MPAALLGLCFVAVSPSATAAPYPPFGFPWPSPAPSASNFKKANMASTAQRKRMSPKPELTEEQKQEIREAFDLFDADGTGTIDVKELKVAMRALGFEPKKEEIKKMISEIDKEGTGKMNFSDFLTVMTQKMSEKDTKEEILKAFKLFDDDETGKISFKNLKRVAKELGENLTDEELQEMIDEADRDGDGEVNEHEFLRIMKKTSLY is encoded by the exons ATGCCGGCTGCCCTGCTGGGCCTGTGCTTCGTCGCTGTCTCCCCTTCAGCCACAGCCGCCCCCTACCCGCCCTTCGGGTTCCCCTGGCCTTCTCCAGCCCCTTCG GCCTCTAACTTTAAGAAGGCAAACATGGCATCAACTGCCCAGCGAAAAAGGATGAGTCCTAAACCGGAGCTTACTGAAGAGCAGAAACAGGAAATTCGAGAAGCCTTTGATCTCTTTGATGCTGACGGAACTGGGACAATTGATGTTAAGGAACTTAAG GTGGCAATGAGGGCACTGGGCTTTGAACCCAAGAAAGAAGAGATCAAGAAAATGATAAGTGAAATTGATAAGGAAGGGACAGGAAAAATGAACTTTAGCGACTTTTTGACTGTGATGACTCAGAAAATG TCTGAGAAAGATACCAAAGAAGAAATCCTGAAAGCTTTCAAGCTCTTCGATGATGATGAAACCGGGAAGATATCGTTCAAAAATCTAAAACGTGTGGCCAAGGAGTTGGGTGAAAACCTCACCGATGAggaactgcag GAAATGATTGATGAGGCCgatagagatggagatggagaagtCAATGAGCACGAGTTCCTGCGCATCATGAAGAAGACCAGCCTTTATTAA
- the CETN2 gene encoding centrin-2 isoform X3, whose protein sequence is MASTAQRKRMSPKPELTEEQKQEIREAFDLFDADGTGTIDVKELKVAMRALGFEPKKEEIKKMISEIDKEGTGKMNFSDFLTVMTQKMSEKDTKEEILKAFKLFDDDETGKISFKNLKRVAKELGENLTDEELQEMIDEADRDGDGEVNEHEFLRIMKKTSLY, encoded by the exons ATGGCATCAACTGCCCAGCGAAAAAGGATGAGTCCTAAACCGGAGCTTACTGAAGAGCAGAAACAGGAAATTCGAGAAGCCTTTGATCTCTTTGATGCTGACGGAACTGGGACAATTGATGTTAAGGAACTTAAG GTGGCAATGAGGGCACTGGGCTTTGAACCCAAGAAAGAAGAGATCAAGAAAATGATAAGTGAAATTGATAAGGAAGGGACAGGAAAAATGAACTTTAGCGACTTTTTGACTGTGATGACTCAGAAAATG TCTGAGAAAGATACCAAAGAAGAAATCCTGAAAGCTTTCAAGCTCTTCGATGATGATGAAACCGGGAAGATATCGTTCAAAAATCTAAAACGTGTGGCCAAGGAGTTGGGTGAAAACCTCACCGATGAggaactgcag GAAATGATTGATGAGGCCgatagagatggagatggagaagtCAATGAGCACGAGTTCCTGCGCATCATGAAGAAGACCAGCCTTTATTAA